The DNA sequence TCGGtcatgcatatttttttttttttggtattttttttttaattgaatacGATACATctgttatatttatattttaatttatgtttgagATACAGAGTAAGTTTACTTATTCCAAGAAAAGCCAACGAAATGGTGGAACAAGTAATCCAATGAGATCATTCTTTTTAGGAGATTTGGCTTTGTGCGAGAAGGTATATTAAtatgaaatttataattatatcatAATACAAGGATTGTAGTTTTATTTATGTACTTGttgtttacatatttttttttttcagatattTGTTCCTGTTCATGTAAGGTCCGAGGATCATTGGATCTTGTTGATAGTAAAGATGAAGGGGATAATAGAAATATGAGACTCACTTCATGGTGGAAAGTCTGTTGGGAATGAAATTTTGAAGGAAGCGGTTAGATAAATTACCATTATTCATAATAATATATCTATGTGCACTTTTATGGTTATTTGATATTGGGTGGTGTCTCTTTTGCTTAGATAAAAAATTGGGATTGCTTTTTATCTGAAGAAATAAAAAAGTTGCATGGGGGAAATAAGTGGTCATTTACAGAATTTGAAGTTATTATGATGGATGTACCTCAACAGCCTAACACTTTTGACTGTGGGATCTATGTTATCAACTTCATGGAGGAACGAGATACACAACTTCTTGTCCCCCCCTAATGTATGTATCTTTTAGTGGTCTTATttgaagaaattattttttgttaatagTTTATTATAAATTTGGCTAACTAAATGTTTTACCTTTTAGTATGACAGTGATAATGAGCGTATGCGTGTTGCTTGGAAAATATTTTCTTCAAGCTTCAACAAAGTTAGGGAGTCTCAAATCAAGTACACATAGACGAAGAATTTAAAGTTGCATCTCTGTGGCTGTCGAAACTTTTTCCTGGATAGTAgtgtttttttattatcttttatgAACAAGAATCGTTGTAATTTGTCTTTTTTGAATGAACaaggaaaaattattgattCGAATGAGTACACTTGTTTTTTTGAAAGAGGTATTACTTTTCAAGTCATTATAACATTTCTATCTATAAatttattccatttcaagttttGTTTGCTGCTTTTAAATTTATTCCATTCCAAAGTTTTGTTTTGTGATATACTCATTTTTCATGTTACGAAAATTCTAGACAACAAAAGAGTCGTATATAAATATACACACTCCTATTTCTTGGCATTATTTTTAACCTTACTAATTGAAATTATTAATCAAATGAAACACAATTTTAAATGACAAGTAATAAACAATTTTAAAGGCTCATTACACATGTAcctctttcaaaaattcatgtttCTTGTCATCTTTACCATTTTCAATTTGTTGTAGATTTTCATGTGTCTAATAAGTGTATTaaactttttaaattaatacCAATGAATGGACTACtctttttatgaaattaatctGCGGATGCAATGGGAGTCAGCCCCCTCGGTCTCTAATACGAGGGTCAAACGCAGCACATAAGGTCAGCCTTCAGTTCTACAGAGCCAGCAAGCACAAACGTTGTTGCAAAAAACAGCAGCAGCCCCAACTCTAACAAATACCAGCTGCTAActatattaataaatacatgTTTTTTTACAAGCTTCATAAAGACCCTTGCTCTTAACTCTAATTTGCACAACTTTCTTGACATCTTCGCTTAGTCTACTTGCAGCAGTACACACCATATCTCGAAGATGCATCAGTTTCTATTCTGCCAAATCATATACAAGGCAGCAGCAACAACTGCATTCTAGACTCGATTTTGCAAATCATGAGGCATAGTCTTGAACCTTAAAAGCAACTCAGCAACAGAATTGGGCCAATGAATACCACCTAGCTATTTACTTATGTCTTCAAAAACCTGTTTAGCATAAACACAAGTAAAAAGCACATGGTCATGAGTTTCAAACTcgttatatgtacataatagtATTGGTGATTAATTTGCACTACATTTCCTATTCTATAATTGCCTATATCTTGAATTGATTGCTTTCCAGCTCAATTCATCAAACAATTAATGAATTATACAACTCCGTAGTCAGAAACCATTTATAAGTTCTTATGAGGACTCATCATTAGTGATTATAATTTCAACTTAATTTGTACCGTAAATGTTTTTCATTAATAGAAACCACATATATAAACTATATATTTTGCAACTTTTCATTATGTAGTGTATGGAGGATATAGTCTTATAATACGTGTAATGATAATAATCCTAAAATTAACAAAAGAGTTGGATTAGATTGCAGATCCACAtttaatatcaagaaaatgaagtCATGTTGCTGCAGAAACATGAAAGTTTACACAGGCTTCTATTTGTATCTTATTTTGAGActttcttttattaaaaaactcATTTAATTAACCAGCAAAAGGCTCACAACAGAGCAAAACAAAATAAAGTCTTAAATGACAACAAGAGGTGCCAACTCCTCAaagcaaaaataacaaaaaccaGAAAGGTTACTAACTCACTGGCGAAAACAACTATTATTTGGTTCATGATAATTAAAAATGTGAAAAGGAAACCACttattaaaaaacataataatagcatcaaacaaaaatcaaaacagGAACAATCTATAAGCATTAGTCCatcttcttattttcttctcCACTTTGATGTACCACTTTATTGAATATCATGAGTTCCATAAGGTGCTCCCCACCAATTTCTCATTGTCTCTGTATCatctttttcctttctttcttccgCTACATATGTTGCATCAAATTTGTGCTGGTCTACATCAGTTGTTTGAGGTGTTGCtttttttctttgattagcatCTTCCCAACACTTTATATTTTCATCAAACACAAATTCCTCATCTGAAACCCCATTATGTTCATTATCTTCCCAAACATTGCAGTCTTCATATGCACCTTCACCATTGGATATGTCCAAATCAGAATTATTTAtattctcttctctatttttcttgCAGGTTGTTTTGTTGTGGCCATACATTCCACATTTGGTGCATTTTCTTTTCCTCACTTGCCTCGAGGTACCAGCCACTTTTCCGGTCCCTTTATTTTTGCTAACTCGGGGGTTGTTCAAATCATATTCCATGTTCTTGTCACATTGACTTGGCTCTTCGTATCCATCTTCTTCTAATGAAATTTTTTGTAGCCTATACATTAATTGCTCAAGTTCCTTCTTTGCCAAATTCAAAAGATTGTCACTCGTACAAGCAAGGAAAGAAATTTGGTAAAGCTGGGTTGAAATATTACCAAAACGAATTTTGTCTTTACGACATGTGAAGCTGCATCGGGTAGAACTTTCGTTTGGTATTTCTTGTACCTCTCGTGCATGTATTGTCCATTGTGTAATGACCAAAGACTTTGGAATTGAAGTCACTTTGAATTTTTTCATGACACAGAATATATGTCGGCATGGGATGCCATAGGTCGGGAAATATTGACATTCACAACCTATAGAACCAGTTGACAAGTCTAGATATACTGTTCTATGCAGCGTGTCAAAAAGAGGTGTTTTTGTCAATCGAACGACCACCATATCATCTTTTTTTGTTGAAGAATCTACCATGTACCTTGCTTCTTTTTCTATTTGAGCACGAACTCGGAAAAACATATTTCTTGTGTACAATTTTGCTGCCTCCTCCTCGATATGTGTCATGTTTGTCTGCTGAAGCAACGGCATAGTATTCATCGTGTCATAGTCATCCTTGGCATCTCGAGTTCTTAGCAATGACATTCCCACATCAATAGCACGAACAAATTCATACATTTTCATCTTCTCATTCACTCTCTTTTTAAGTAGAGCATGCATGCCCTCACACCTTTGTGTTGTTGTCATTCCAGCAAAGAAATTACCTCTCAGGTATGCCTCTGCCCATTGCTCTTTTCTATCGGTCATC is a window from the Cannabis sativa cultivar Pink pepper isolate KNU-18-1 chromosome 1, ASM2916894v1, whole genome shotgun sequence genome containing:
- the LOC115703878 gene encoding protein FAR1-RELATED SEQUENCE 5-like produces the protein MGGVTPKTVITDGDPAIRLAINVTMPEVVHRLCYWHIHKKVAIAVKDPEFLRKLNKLFFNYYSVDEFETLWIDLIEEYGLQKNEWAKWMTDRKEQWAEAYLRGNFFAGMTTTQRCEGMHALLKKRVNEKMKMYEFVRAIDVGMSLLRTRDAKDDYDTMNTMPLLQQTNMTHIEEEAAKLYTRNMFFRVRAQIEKEARYMVDSSTKKDDMVVVRLTKTPLFDTLHRTVYLDLSTGSIGCECQYFPTYGIPCRHIFCVMKKFKVTSIPKSLVITQWTIHAREVQEIPNESSTRCSFTCRKDKIRFGNISTQLYQISFLACTSDNLLNLAKKELEQLMYRLQKISLEEDGYEEPSQCDKNMEYDLNNPRVSKNKGTGKVAGTSRQVRKRKCTKCGMYGHNKTTCKKNREENINNSDLDISNGEGAYEDCNVWEDNEHNGVSDEEFVFDENIKCWEDANQRKKATPQTTDVDQHKFDATYVAEERKEKDDTETMRNWWGAPYGTHDIQ